In Elaeis guineensis isolate ETL-2024a chromosome 1, EG11, whole genome shotgun sequence, a genomic segment contains:
- the LOC105032126 gene encoding probable serine/threonine-protein kinase At1g54610 isoform X1, with amino-acid sequence MGCAFGKDASPAPSSASLRREKERAARPVASGRKSQAALSKIETAAVDAPAAATAAVRAEKEERLAGERPHGRRRQRADPRLGNPPGHVHGEQVAAGWPSWLSIVAGEAIKGWTPRRADTFEKLAKIGQGTYSNVYKARDTLSGKIVALKKVRFDNLEPESVKFMAREIIILRRLDHPNVVKLEGLVTSRMSCSLYLVFEYMEHDLAGLAASPGIKFTEPQVKCFMHQLLSGLEHCHNRGVLHRDIKGSNLLIDNGGILKIADFGLATIFDPNNKHPMTSRVVTLWYRPPELLLGANDYGVGVDLWSAGCILAELLAGKPIMPGRTEVEQLHKIFKLCGSPSEEYWKKSKLPHATIFKPQQPYKRCIKETFKDFPPSSLPLIETLLSIDPAERQTATAALRSEFFTTEPYACEPSSLPKYPPSKEMDAKLRDEEARRLRAAGRANADGVKKARARDRAAKAVPAPEANAEIQANLDRRRLITHANAKSKSEKFPPPHEDGVLGYPLGSPHHMDPVFDPPEASFSTVFPYQKGSVTTWSGPLVDPATVGHPRRKKQTAGDTRIPAQSKQLAGAHGSKEMQDNGSTQVR; translated from the exons ATGGGCTGCGCCTTCGGCAAAGACGCCTCCCCCGCCCCCTCCTCCGCCTCGCTCCGGCGGGAGAAGgagcgggccgcgcgccccgtcGCCTCCGGCCGCAAGTCCCAGGCCGCCCTCTCGAAGATCGAGACCGCTGCCGTCGATGCCCCTgccgccgccaccgccgccgTCCGGGCGGAGAAGGAGGAGCGCCTGGCCGGGGAGCGGCCCCACGGGCGGCGGCGGCAGCGGGCAGATCCTAGGCTGGGCAACCCCCCGGGGCATGTACATGGTGAGCAGGTCGCCGCCGGTTGGCCTTCCTGGCTCTCCATCGTCGCTGGAGAGGCCATCAAGGGATGGACGCCCCGCCGGGCCGATACCTTCGAGAAACTTGCGAAG ATTGGGCAAGGGACTTATAGTAATGTTTACAAAGCTAGAGACACATTATCAGGCAAAATTGTGGCGTTGAAGAAGGTCCGGTTCGATAATTTGGAGCCGGAGAGCGTGAAATTTATGGCCAGAGAGATCATCATACTGCGACGGTTGGATCACCCCAATGTAGTGAAATTGGAGGGTTTGGTGACCTCCAGGATGTCTTGTAGCTTGTATCTAGTGTTCGAATACATGGAGCATGACTTGGCTGGTCTTGCTGCTAGCCCCGGAATCAAGTTTACAGAACCTCAG GTAAAGTGTTTTATGCATCAGTTGCTCTCAGGGCTTGAGCACTGTCACAATAGAGGTGTGCTGCATCGTGACATTAagggatcaaatcttctaattgaTAATGGTGGGATTCTTAAGATTGCAGACTTTGGGTTGGCGACTATCTTTGATCCTAACAACAAGCATCCTATGACTAGCCGGGTGGTTACACTTTGGTATAGGCCCCCGGAGCTTCTGCTGGGTGCAAATGATTATGGTGTAGGCGTAGACCTCTGGAGTGCAGGCTGCATTCTAGCAGAATTGCTGGCTGGGAAGCCTATAATGCCAGGGCGAACTGAG GTTGAACAGCTGCATAAAATTTTCAAGCTGTGTGGCTCCCCCTCAGAGGAATACTGGAAGAAGTCAAAGTTACCTCATGCTACAATTTTTAAACCCCAACAGCCATATAAACGCTGCATAAAAGAGACATTTAAAGATTTCCCACCATCATCATTGCCCTTAATTGAAACTCTTCTTTCAATTGACCCAGCTGAACGTCAAACTGCCACTGCTGCCTTAAGAAGTGAG TTCTTCACAACCGAGCCTTATGCATGTGAGCCTTCGAGCTTGCCAAAATATCCTCCAAGCAAGGAGATGGATGCTAAACTAAGGGATGAAGAAGCCAGAAG GTTGAGAGCTGCCGGAAGGGCCAATGCTGATGGGGTTAAGAAGGCACGTGCACGTGATCGAGCTGCCAAGGCAGTTCCTGCTCCAGAGGCTAATGCTGAAATCCAAGCAAACCTTGAC AGACGGCGCCTCATCACCCATGCAAATGCAAAGAGCAAGAGCGAAAAGTTCCCTCCACCACATGAAGATGGAGTGCTTGGTTACCCATTAGGTTCTCCACATCATATGGATCCTGTCTTTGATCCACCAGAAGCTTCGTTCAGCACAGTGTTCCCCTACCAGAAAGGAAGTGTAACAACATGGTCCGGACCATTGGTCGACCCTGCTACTGTTGGCCATCCAAGACGAAAGAAGCAGACTGCAGGAGATACCCGCATTCCTGCTCAATCAAAACAGCTTGCTGGCGCACATGGCTCTAAGGAAATGCAGGACAACGGCAGCACTCAAGTCAGATAG
- the LOC105032126 gene encoding probable serine/threonine-protein kinase At1g54610 isoform X2, with protein sequence MGCAFGKDASPAPSSASLRREKERAARPVASGRKSQAALSKIETAAVDAPAAATAAVRAEKEERLAGERPHGRRRQRADPRLGNPPGHVHGEQVAAGWPSWLSIVAGEAIKGWTPRRADTFEKLAKIGQGTYSNVYKARDTLSGKIVALKKVRFDNLEPESVKFMAREIIILRRLDHPNVVKLEGLVTSRMSCSLYLVFEYMEHDLAGLAASPGIKFTEPQVKCFMHQLLSGLEHCHNRGVLHRDIKGSNLLIDNGGILKIADFGLATIFDPNNKHPMTSRVVTLWYRPPELLLGANDYGVGVDLWSAGCILAELLAGKPIMPGRTEFFTTEPYACEPSSLPKYPPSKEMDAKLRDEEARRLRAAGRANADGVKKARARDRAAKAVPAPEANAEIQANLDRRRLITHANAKSKSEKFPPPHEDGVLGYPLGSPHHMDPVFDPPEASFSTVFPYQKGSVTTWSGPLVDPATVGHPRRKKQTAGDTRIPAQSKQLAGAHGSKEMQDNGSTQVR encoded by the exons ATGGGCTGCGCCTTCGGCAAAGACGCCTCCCCCGCCCCCTCCTCCGCCTCGCTCCGGCGGGAGAAGgagcgggccgcgcgccccgtcGCCTCCGGCCGCAAGTCCCAGGCCGCCCTCTCGAAGATCGAGACCGCTGCCGTCGATGCCCCTgccgccgccaccgccgccgTCCGGGCGGAGAAGGAGGAGCGCCTGGCCGGGGAGCGGCCCCACGGGCGGCGGCGGCAGCGGGCAGATCCTAGGCTGGGCAACCCCCCGGGGCATGTACATGGTGAGCAGGTCGCCGCCGGTTGGCCTTCCTGGCTCTCCATCGTCGCTGGAGAGGCCATCAAGGGATGGACGCCCCGCCGGGCCGATACCTTCGAGAAACTTGCGAAG ATTGGGCAAGGGACTTATAGTAATGTTTACAAAGCTAGAGACACATTATCAGGCAAAATTGTGGCGTTGAAGAAGGTCCGGTTCGATAATTTGGAGCCGGAGAGCGTGAAATTTATGGCCAGAGAGATCATCATACTGCGACGGTTGGATCACCCCAATGTAGTGAAATTGGAGGGTTTGGTGACCTCCAGGATGTCTTGTAGCTTGTATCTAGTGTTCGAATACATGGAGCATGACTTGGCTGGTCTTGCTGCTAGCCCCGGAATCAAGTTTACAGAACCTCAG GTAAAGTGTTTTATGCATCAGTTGCTCTCAGGGCTTGAGCACTGTCACAATAGAGGTGTGCTGCATCGTGACATTAagggatcaaatcttctaattgaTAATGGTGGGATTCTTAAGATTGCAGACTTTGGGTTGGCGACTATCTTTGATCCTAACAACAAGCATCCTATGACTAGCCGGGTGGTTACACTTTGGTATAGGCCCCCGGAGCTTCTGCTGGGTGCAAATGATTATGGTGTAGGCGTAGACCTCTGGAGTGCAGGCTGCATTCTAGCAGAATTGCTGGCTGGGAAGCCTATAATGCCAGGGCGAACTGAG TTCTTCACAACCGAGCCTTATGCATGTGAGCCTTCGAGCTTGCCAAAATATCCTCCAAGCAAGGAGATGGATGCTAAACTAAGGGATGAAGAAGCCAGAAG GTTGAGAGCTGCCGGAAGGGCCAATGCTGATGGGGTTAAGAAGGCACGTGCACGTGATCGAGCTGCCAAGGCAGTTCCTGCTCCAGAGGCTAATGCTGAAATCCAAGCAAACCTTGAC AGACGGCGCCTCATCACCCATGCAAATGCAAAGAGCAAGAGCGAAAAGTTCCCTCCACCACATGAAGATGGAGTGCTTGGTTACCCATTAGGTTCTCCACATCATATGGATCCTGTCTTTGATCCACCAGAAGCTTCGTTCAGCACAGTGTTCCCCTACCAGAAAGGAAGTGTAACAACATGGTCCGGACCATTGGTCGACCCTGCTACTGTTGGCCATCCAAGACGAAAGAAGCAGACTGCAGGAGATACCCGCATTCCTGCTCAATCAAAACAGCTTGCTGGCGCACATGGCTCTAAGGAAATGCAGGACAACGGCAGCACTCAAGTCAGATAG